In Malus sylvestris chromosome 15, drMalSylv7.2, whole genome shotgun sequence, a single genomic region encodes these proteins:
- the LOC126602187 gene encoding stromal 70 kDa heat shock-related protein, chloroplastic isoform X1 yields the protein MATAQINVLSTKPNFTTPRSAFFGQGLGRTTPLKAFVSVRPNGVRRVVPLRIVNEKVVGIDLGTTNSAVGVMEGGKPTIVTNAEGQRTTPSVVAYTKNGDRLVGQIAKRQAVVNPENTFFSVKRFIGRRMSEVDEESKQVSYKVVRDANGNVKIDCPAIGKQFAAEEISAQVLRKLVDDASKFLNDKVGKAVITVPAYFNDSQRTATKDAGRIAGLEVLRIINEPTAASLAYGFDRKNNETILVFDLGGGTFDVSVLEVGDGVFEVLSTSGDTHLGGDDFDKRIVDWLAADFKSNEGIDLLKDKQALQRLTETAEKAKMELSTLTQTNISLPFITATADGPKHIETTLTRAKFEELCSDLLDRLRTPVETALRDAKLAWKDIDEVILVGGSTRIPAVQELVRKVTGKEPNVTVNPDEVVALGAAVQAGVLAGDVSDIVLLDVTPLSLGLETLGGVMTKIIPRNTTLPTSKSEVFSTAADGQTSVEINVLQGEREFVRDNKSLGSFRLDGIPPAPRGVPQIEVKFDIDANGILSVAAVDKGTGKKQDITITGASTLPSDEVERMVNEAEKFAKEDKEKRDAIDTKNQADSVIYQTEKQLKELGDKVPAEVKGKVEAKLGELKDAVSGGSTQAIKDGIAALNQEVMQLGQSLYNQPGTPGAGAGPTPPGSEAGGSSDSSSGKGPDGDVIDADFTDSK from the exons ATGGCTACCGCTCAAATCAACGTCCTCAGCACCAAGCCCAATTTCACAACCCCGAGGTCGGCGTTTTTCGGTCAGGGACTGGGCCGAACGACGCCGTTGAAGGCGTTTGTGAGCGTGAGACCCAACGGCGTCAGAAGGGTGGTGCCGCTCCGGATAGTCAATGAGAAAGTTGTGGGAATCGATTTGGGAACGACGAACTCCGCCGTTGGGGTTATGGAGGGCGGAAAGCCCACCATCGTCACCAACGCCGAGGGCCAGAGAACGACGCCGTCCGTGGTGGCGTATACGAAGAACGGGGATAGGCTTGTGGGGCAGATTGCCAAACGACAGGCCGTTGTGAACCCCGAGAACACCTTCTTCTCCGTGAAGAGGTTCATTGGGAGGAGGATGTCTGAGGTGGACGAGGAGTCGAAGCAGGTGTCGTACAAGGTCGTAAGGGATGCGAATGGGAATGTCAAGATCGACTGCCCTGCTATCGGCAAGCAGTTCGCCGCTGAAGAAATTTCAGCTCAG GTGTTGAGGAAGCTTGTGGATGATGCTTCGAAGTTTTTGAATGATAAAGTTGGGAAAGCAGTGATCACTGTGCCTGCTTACTTCAATGACTCTCAAAGAACTGCTACAAAAGATGCCGGCCGTATTGCTGGTTTGGAAGTTCTTAGGATTATAAATGAACCTACTGCTGCTTCTTTAGCATACGGGTTTGACAGGAAGAACAATGAAACTATCTTGGTATTTGACCTTGGAGGTGGTACTTTTGATGTTTCAG TACTTGAGGTTGGTGATGGTGTGTTTGAAGTGCTATCTACTTCAGGAGATACGCATTTGGGGGGCGATGATTTTGATAAG AGGATTGTTGACTGGCTTGCTGCAGACTTCAAAAGCAATGAAGGAATAGACCTGTTAAAGGATAAACAGGCTCTTCAGCGGCTGACAGAGACAGCCGAGAAAGCCAAGATGGAGTTGTCAACTTTGACTCAGACTAACATTAG TCTGCCTTTCATTACTGCAACTGCAGATGGGCCGAAGCACATTGAGACAACTCTTACTAGGGCGAAGTTTGAGGAGTTGTGCTCAGATCTGCTTGACAG gCTTAGAACACCAGTTGAAACCGCCTTGAGGGATGCAAAACTTGCCTGGAAAGATATAGATGAGGTGATACTTGTTGGTGGTTCAACACGTATACCAGCTGTGCAGGAGCTTGTAAGAAAGGTGACAGGGAAGGAACCAAATGTTACGGTTAATCCTGATGAAGTTGTTGCCCTAGGAGCTGCAGTTCAG GCTGGTGTATTGGCTGGAGATGTCAGTGATATTGTGCTCTTGGACGTGACACCACTTTCACTGGGTTTGGAGACCCTTGGTGGCGTCATGACTAAGATTATCCCAAGAAACACTACTCTACCTACCTCCAAGTCGGAGGTGTTTTCAACAGCTGCAGATGGGCAGACAAGTGTCGAGATTAATGTCCTTCAAGGAGAAAGAGAATTTGTTAGAGATAACAAGTCTCTTGGGAGCTTCCGTTTGGATGGTATTCCCCCTGCTCCACGAGGGGTTCCTCAAATTGAAGTCAAATTCGACATTGACGCCAATGGTATTCTATCCGTCGCTGCTGTGGACAAGGGCACAGGGAAGAAGCAAGACATCACCATCACTGGTGCCAGTACCTTGCCAAGTGACGAG GTGGAAAGGATGGTTAACGAAGCTGAGAAGTTTGCAAAGGAAGACAAGGAGAAGAGAGACGCCATCGACACAAAGAACCAGGCTGACTCAGTTATCTACCAAACAGAGAAGCAACTGAAAGAGCTGGGAGACAAGGTTCCAGCTGAAGTTAAAGGAAAGGTCGAGGCAAAACTTGGAGAGCTCAAGGATGCAGTCTCAGGGGGTTCAACTCAGGCCATAAAAGATGGCATCGCTGCCCTTAACCAGGAAGTGATGCAGCTTGGCCAGTCGCTTTACAACCAGCCCGGCACTCCTGGTGCTGGTGCGGGGCCAACTCCACCCGGTTCTGAAGCTGGTGGGTCTTCAGATTCATCATCCGGCAAGGGACCCGACGGTGATGTTATCGACGCAGATTTCACCGACAGCAAGTGA
- the LOC126601603 gene encoding uncharacterized protein LOC126601603 has translation MGGYSNIKIMGASSSSRSRNSRSIDFSDLQSFSQTQKSTPKNPTSSKIQEETILNLQHMKKNNTTHDSSEEDCQGNDGERFGTHVMHKRNSSVSSFSSSASASATGLGLGLGLQSALKGAFSSMRRSSSVSERYCRIHDQSATTALTSSIDGNEEDDEDHQATRSTKKKHKGGGKILKVCKRFFRM, from the coding sequence atggGTGGATATTCGAATATCAAAATCATGGGTGCAAGTAGTAGTAGTCGCTCCCGAAACTCAAGATCCATAGACTTCTCAGATCTCCAATCATTTTCCCAAACCCAGAAATCTACCCCAAAAAACCCCACCTCCTCAAAGATCCAAGAAGAAACCATTCTCAATCTGCAGCACATGAAGAAAAACAACACCACTCATGATTCTTCTGAGGAAGATTGTCAGGGCAATGATGGAGAGAGGTTTGGCACTCATGTTATGCACAAGAGGAACAGCtcagtttcttctttttcttcttctgcttctgcttcagCAActggtttaggtttaggtttagggctTCAGTCAGCATTGAAAGGAGCATTCTCATCCATGAGAAGATCTTCTTCTGTGTCAGAGAGGTATTGCAGGATCCATGACCAGTCTGCAACTACAGCTTTGACATCTTCCATTGATGGCAAtgaggaagatgatgaagatcaTCAAGCAACAAGATCTACCAAGAAAAAACACAAGGGAGGAGGCAAGATCCTCAAAGTCTGTAAGCGCTTTTTTAGAATGTAG
- the LOC126602188 gene encoding uncharacterized protein LOC126602188, with protein MAGEIGGTGGGSCGGENDAPSSPKNRIKFLCSHGGRILPRPADGHLKYVGGETRVIALSRGITYAELMEKLSTLSDGEMVLKYQPANEDLDALVSVRSDEDLKHMLDEYDRQESEGSPRPRAFLFPSKLIMIESPTPSLEHQLEQRYIDAINGIIRSPPKMQPQPLQQQQQFAPVAPKVIASSPMGSFGLYSACSSPKSASQSASPEHHAVVADMSMAGHRLTLSPPVHRVHSSPSICSAYQGHVQGRLQHPNYHQNHHHHHQAYQSSFSARAHHRGIRTPPPLTSPGRSESGSARCSLMGPNISPGQGQNHIPSNLSPSSNNSSPRSSLRLSGGGGGRGHESLPRSPR; from the exons ATGGCGGGTGAAATTGGTGGCACTGGTGGCGGTAGTTGCGGTGGTGAGAATGACGCGCCGTCCTCCCCCAAAAACCGGATCAAGTTCTTGTGCAGCCATGGCGGCAGAATCCTACCCAGGCCTGCCGACGGCCACCTCAAGTATGTTGGAGGGGAGACTCGCGTCATTGCATTGTCCCGCGGCATAACATACGCAG AGTTGATGGAAAAGCTGAGTACATTGTCTGATGGGGAGATGGTGTTGAAATACCAGCCGGCCAATGAAGATCTCGATGCCTTGGTCTCCGTGAGAAGCGACGAAGATCTAAAGCACATGCTCGACGAATATGATCGACAAGAGAGCGAGGGCAGCCCGAGGCCGAGAGCATTCTTGTTCCCGTCCAAGTTAATCATGATCGAGAGTCCAACCCCGTCGTTGGAACACCAGCTGGAGCAGCGTTACATTGACGCCATCAATGGAATCATCCGATCGCCACCAAAAATGCAGCCTCAACCGCTGCAGCAACAGCAGCAGTTTGCTCCGGTTGCCCCAAAGGTCATCGCAAGTAGCCCCATGGGCAGCTTCGGCTTATATTCTGCATGTTCATCGCCCAAATCAGCATCTCAATCAGCATCCCCTGAACACCACGCGGTTGTGGCTGACATGAGCATGGCAGGTCACCGGCTCACACTTTCGCCTCCAGTGCATAGAGTGCACAGCTCTCCAAGTATTTGCAGCGCATACCAAGGCCATGTTCAAGGGCGTCTCCAACACCCTAACTACCACcaaaaccaccaccaccaccaccaggcGTACCAGTCTTCGTTTAGTGCAAGAGCGCACCACCGAGGGATTAGGACTCCACCTCCTTTGACGTCGCCAGGTAGATCAGAGTCTGGAAGCGCGAGGTGCTCGTTGATGGGGCCGAATATTTCTCCGGGTCAAGGCCAAAATCATATTCCTTCCAACTTATCTCCTAGTAGCAACAACAGCAGTCCTAGATCATCACTGAGACTTAGCGGTGGCGGAGGAGGACGAGGTCATGAAAGCCTCCCTCGAAGTCCTAGATAG
- the LOC126604232 gene encoding MACPF domain-containing protein At4g24290-like: MALKAPAPEAAEIAIASIGRGYDISTDLRLKYCKGESHTARLIEIDDDGGREIVLPGGITIPNVPKSIKCDKGERTRFRSDVLSFQQMSEQFNQEISLTGKIPSGLFNSMFDFSGSWQKDAANTKTLAFDGVFITLYTVALEKSQMVLCENVIKAVPSSWEPAALARFIERFGTHIVVGVKMGGKDVIYMKQQHSSTLQPADIQKKLKDMADKRFLDANGQYGMPSEQGYKNGKFEIREQRLRFADTSPSSSYSQKEDILSICKRRGGSEMRNISHNEWLQTVQLEPDVITMSFIPITSLLNGVPGSGFLSHAINLYLRYKPPLEELHQFLEFQLPRQWAPVFSDLPLGPQRKQQSNVSLQFSLMGPKLYVNTSLVDVGKRPVTGLRLYLEGKRSNRLAIHLQHLTSLPNIFQLEDDPNGNFRRDSYDRKYYEKVQWKNFSHVCTAPVESDEDLSIVTGAQLQVENYGIKNILFLRLRFSTVSGARNVKHPEWDGSPGLAHKSGLISTLISHHFTTAQKPPPRPADVNINSAVYPGGPPVPIQAPKLRKFVDTTEMVRGPQETPGYWVVSGARLVVEKGRISLRVKYSLLTVILPDEEELEGQ, translated from the exons ATGGCGCTTAAGGCTCCAGCTCCGGAAGCTGCCGAGATTGCAATTGCATCCATTGGGCGTGGATACGATATATCCACTGATTTACGGCTCAAGTACTGTAAAGGGGAGTCTCACACTGCTCGATTGATTGAAATCGATGACGATGGAGGCCGCGAGATTGTTCTTCCCGGTGGGATTACCATCCCAAATGTTCCCAAATCGATTAAATGCGATAAAGGAGAGCGCACACGATTCAGGTCCGACGTTCTCTCTTTCCAACAG ATGTCAGAGCAGTTCAATCAGGAAATATCGTTGACTGGAAAAATACCCTCAGGTCTCTTCAATTCTATGTTTGATTTCTCAGGTAGTTGGCAGAAAGATGCAGCCAACACTAAGACCCTTGCTTTTGATGGGGTGTTCATCACTCTCTATACTGTTGCACTGGAAAAATCTCAGATGGTACTGTGCGAGAATGTTATTAAAGCAGTCCCATCATCGTGGGAACCTGCTGCATTAGCAAG GTTTATAGAGAGATTTGGAACACATATTGTTGTTGGTGTGAAGATGGGAGGGAAAGATGTTATATATATGAAACAACAGcattcttcaactcttcaaccgGCTGATATACAGAAAAAACTAAAGGATATGGCAGATAAAAGGTTTTTAGATGCCAATGGTCAGTATGGTATGCCTTCGGAACAAGGTTACAAGAATGGCAAG TTTGAAATCAGGGAGCAGCGGTTAAGGTTTGCAGATACTAGTCCATCAAGTTCCTATTCACAGAAGGAA GACATTTTAAGCATTTGCAAGAGGAGAGGTGGAAGTGAGATGAGAAATATATCCCATAATGAATGGTTACAAACTGTTCAGTTGGAGCCTGATGTGATCACAATGTCATTTATACCAATTACTTCTCTGTTGAATGGAGTCCCTGGGAGTGGATTCTTGAGCCATGCCATAAACCTTTATTTACGAT ATAAACCACCACTTGAAGAACTCCATCAGTTTTTGGAGTTTCAGCTGCCAAGGCAATGGGCACCGGTTTTTAGTGACCTGCCCCTTGGTCCACAGCGGAAGCAACAAAGCAATGTATCTCTACAGTTTAGCTTAATGGGGCCCAAACTATACGTCAACACTAGTCTG GTTGATGTGGGAAAGAGGCCAGTGACTGGTCTGCGACTGTATTTAGAAGGCAAAAGAAGCAACCGTTTGGCCATTCACTTACAGCACCTCACCTCTCTTCCAAATATCTTCCAACTCGAAGATGATCCAAATGGAAACTTTCGTCGTGATTCCTATGATCGTAAATACTATGAGAAAGTCCAGTGGAAGAACTTCTCCCATGTCTGCACTGCCCCTGTGGAGTCTGATGAGGATCTTTCAATAGTAACTGGAGCCCAGTTACAGGTTGAGAATTATGGAATAAAGAATATCCTCTTCTTGAGACTCCGCTTCTCTACTGTTTCCGGTGCGAGAAATGTAAAGCATCCTGAGTGGGATGGATCACCAGGCTTGGCACATAAGTCCGGACTCATATCAACACTAATCAGCCATCATTTTACAACAGCTCAGAAACCACCTCCACGGCCTGCAGATGTGAACATAAACTCCGCCGTTTACCCTGGAGGTCCTCCGGTACCCATCCAAGCCCCGAAGCTTCGGAAATTCGTTGACACAACAGAGATGGTAAGAGGGCCACAGGAGACTCCGGGTTATTGGGTTGTCTCTGGGGCAAGGCTAGTGGTTGAGAAGGGCAGGATATCCCTCCGTGTGAAATACTCTTTGTTGACTGTAATATTACCTGACGAAGAAGAGTTGGAGGGACAGTAG
- the LOC126605753 gene encoding autophagy protein 5-like isoform X2, translating into MDMEAQRFVWGGAIPLQIHLHESDVATLPAPPPALILAPRIGYLPLLASLLKPHFSSALPPRLDTIWFEYKGLPLKWYIPTGVLFDLLCAEPERPWNLTVHFTGYPGNILIPCDGEDSVKWSFINSLKEAAYIINGNCKNVMNMSQPDQVELWRSVLNGNLEAYFRVSSKLKLGTVGEDWAAKNSCSPKSRPNMGETDVSGQVKAVRLYVWSVSEDFDDLEDAPQIDSWDKVSYINRPVEIQGGGGRCFTLNDAIKSLLPEYFPDKSMIPEESPTVGEEDEQKVSSEDAIKSDIGAEEEVEKSIERTKSCNQYDDAEIKLVRIQGIEPKLEIPFFWVANNLLNPEHFLHICVYLKVPQINNM; encoded by the exons atgGATATGGAAGCACAGAGGTTTGTATGGGGCGGAGCAATTCCTCTGCAGATTCATCTCCATGAATCCGACGTCGCCACTCTTCCTGCTCCCCCACCTGCCCTG ATCTTAGCTCCTCGGATTGGGTATCTGCCATTGTTGGCCTCGCTTCTAAAACCTCACTTCAGCTCTGCACTTCCTCCTCGCTTAGACACCATTTGGTTCGAGTACAAAGGCTTGCCCTTGAAATG GTATATACCGACAGGAGTTCTGTTTGATCTTCTATGTGCAGAGCCAGAAAGACCTTGGAATCTCACG GTGCATTTTACAGGATATCCGGGGAACATATTGATTCCTTGTGATGGTGAAGATAGTGTAAAGTGGAGCTTTATCAATTCTTTGAAAGAG GCTGCATATATAATAAATGGAAACTGTAAGAATGTGATGAACATGTCTCAGCCAGATCAGGTGGAGCTTTGGCGTTCGGTCTTAAATG gtaatTTGGAAGCCTACTTCCGGGTATCTTCTAAACTTAAGCTTGGAACAGTTGGGGAAGACTGGGCAGCAAAGAATTCATGCTCTCCAAAATCCAGACCAAATATGGGCGAAACTGATGTTTCTGGACAAGTGAAGGCAG TTCGTTTATATGTTTGGAGTGTCAGTGAGGATTTTGATGATTTAGAAGATGCACCTCAGATTGATAGTTGGGACAAAGTCTCTTACATTAACCGGCCTGTTGAGATACAAGGAGGAGGAG GTAGATGCTTCACTCTAAATGATGCAATCAAGAGCCTTTTGCCAGAGTATTTTCCTGACAAATCCATGATCCCTGAAGAATCACCAACAGTAGGTGAGGAGGATGAACAAAAGGTTTCCTCTGAAGATGCAATCAAGAGCGATATAGGAGCCGAAGAGGAAGTAGAAAAGTCAATCGAACGCACAAAGTCTTGCAACCAATACGATGATGCTGAAATCAAACTAGTCCGTATCCAAGGTATTGAGCCGAAATTGGAGATACCTTTCTTTTGGGTGGCAAATAACTTACTGAACCCCGAGCACTTTCTTCATATCTGTGTGTATTTGAAAGTAccacaaatcaataacatgtga
- the LOC126605753 gene encoding autophagy protein 5-like isoform X1 → MDMEAQRFVWGGAIPLQIHLHESDVATLPAPPPALILAPRIGYLPLLASLLKPHFSSALPPRLDTIWFEYKGLPLKWYIPTGVLFDLLCAEPERPWNLTVHFTGYPGNILIPCDGEDSVKWSFINSLKEAAYIINGNCKNVMNMSQPDQVELWRSVLNGNLEAYFRVSSKLKLGTVGEDWAAKNSCSPKSRPNMGETDVSGQVKAGRVPVRLYVWSVSEDFDDLEDAPQIDSWDKVSYINRPVEIQGGGGRCFTLNDAIKSLLPEYFPDKSMIPEESPTVGEEDEQKVSSEDAIKSDIGAEEEVEKSIERTKSCNQYDDAEIKLVRIQGIEPKLEIPFFWVANNLLNPEHFLHICVYLKVPQINNM, encoded by the exons atgGATATGGAAGCACAGAGGTTTGTATGGGGCGGAGCAATTCCTCTGCAGATTCATCTCCATGAATCCGACGTCGCCACTCTTCCTGCTCCCCCACCTGCCCTG ATCTTAGCTCCTCGGATTGGGTATCTGCCATTGTTGGCCTCGCTTCTAAAACCTCACTTCAGCTCTGCACTTCCTCCTCGCTTAGACACCATTTGGTTCGAGTACAAAGGCTTGCCCTTGAAATG GTATATACCGACAGGAGTTCTGTTTGATCTTCTATGTGCAGAGCCAGAAAGACCTTGGAATCTCACG GTGCATTTTACAGGATATCCGGGGAACATATTGATTCCTTGTGATGGTGAAGATAGTGTAAAGTGGAGCTTTATCAATTCTTTGAAAGAG GCTGCATATATAATAAATGGAAACTGTAAGAATGTGATGAACATGTCTCAGCCAGATCAGGTGGAGCTTTGGCGTTCGGTCTTAAATG gtaatTTGGAAGCCTACTTCCGGGTATCTTCTAAACTTAAGCTTGGAACAGTTGGGGAAGACTGGGCAGCAAAGAATTCATGCTCTCCAAAATCCAGACCAAATATGGGCGAAACTGATGTTTCTGGACAAGTGAAGGCAG GTCGTGTTCCAGTTCGTTTATATGTTTGGAGTGTCAGTGAGGATTTTGATGATTTAGAAGATGCACCTCAGATTGATAGTTGGGACAAAGTCTCTTACATTAACCGGCCTGTTGAGATACAAGGAGGAGGAG GTAGATGCTTCACTCTAAATGATGCAATCAAGAGCCTTTTGCCAGAGTATTTTCCTGACAAATCCATGATCCCTGAAGAATCACCAACAGTAGGTGAGGAGGATGAACAAAAGGTTTCCTCTGAAGATGCAATCAAGAGCGATATAGGAGCCGAAGAGGAAGTAGAAAAGTCAATCGAACGCACAAAGTCTTGCAACCAATACGATGATGCTGAAATCAAACTAGTCCGTATCCAAGGTATTGAGCCGAAATTGGAGATACCTTTCTTTTGGGTGGCAAATAACTTACTGAACCCCGAGCACTTTCTTCATATCTGTGTGTATTTGAAAGTAccacaaatcaataacatgtga
- the LOC126605753 gene encoding autophagy protein 5-like isoform X3: protein MDMEAQRFVWGGAIPLQIHLHESDVATLPAPPPALILAPRIGYLPLLASLLKPHFSSALPPRLDTIWFEYKGLPLKWYIPTGVLFDLLCAEPERPWNLTVHFTGYPGNILIPCDGEDSVKWSFINSLKEAAYIINGNCKNVMNMSQPDQVELWRSVLNGNLEAYFRVSSKLKLGTVGEDWAAKNSCSPKSRPNMGETDVSGQVKAGRCFTLNDAIKSLLPEYFPDKSMIPEESPTVGEEDEQKVSSEDAIKSDIGAEEEVEKSIERTKSCNQYDDAEIKLVRIQGIEPKLEIPFFWVANNLLNPEHFLHICVYLKVPQINNM, encoded by the exons atgGATATGGAAGCACAGAGGTTTGTATGGGGCGGAGCAATTCCTCTGCAGATTCATCTCCATGAATCCGACGTCGCCACTCTTCCTGCTCCCCCACCTGCCCTG ATCTTAGCTCCTCGGATTGGGTATCTGCCATTGTTGGCCTCGCTTCTAAAACCTCACTTCAGCTCTGCACTTCCTCCTCGCTTAGACACCATTTGGTTCGAGTACAAAGGCTTGCCCTTGAAATG GTATATACCGACAGGAGTTCTGTTTGATCTTCTATGTGCAGAGCCAGAAAGACCTTGGAATCTCACG GTGCATTTTACAGGATATCCGGGGAACATATTGATTCCTTGTGATGGTGAAGATAGTGTAAAGTGGAGCTTTATCAATTCTTTGAAAGAG GCTGCATATATAATAAATGGAAACTGTAAGAATGTGATGAACATGTCTCAGCCAGATCAGGTGGAGCTTTGGCGTTCGGTCTTAAATG gtaatTTGGAAGCCTACTTCCGGGTATCTTCTAAACTTAAGCTTGGAACAGTTGGGGAAGACTGGGCAGCAAAGAATTCATGCTCTCCAAAATCCAGACCAAATATGGGCGAAACTGATGTTTCTGGACAAGTGAAGGCAG GTAGATGCTTCACTCTAAATGATGCAATCAAGAGCCTTTTGCCAGAGTATTTTCCTGACAAATCCATGATCCCTGAAGAATCACCAACAGTAGGTGAGGAGGATGAACAAAAGGTTTCCTCTGAAGATGCAATCAAGAGCGATATAGGAGCCGAAGAGGAAGTAGAAAAGTCAATCGAACGCACAAAGTCTTGCAACCAATACGATGATGCTGAAATCAAACTAGTCCGTATCCAAGGTATTGAGCCGAAATTGGAGATACCTTTCTTTTGGGTGGCAAATAACTTACTGAACCCCGAGCACTTTCTTCATATCTGTGTGTATTTGAAAGTAccacaaatcaataacatgtga